The following coding sequences lie in one beta proteobacterium CB genomic window:
- a CDS encoding NADH-ubiquinone oxidoreductase, chain 4L has protein sequence MTITLAHYLVLGAILFATSVIGIFLNRKNIIVLLMAIELMLLSVNMNFVAFSHYLGDMAGQVFVFFILTVAAAEAAIGLAILVVLFRKVDTINAEDLDHLKG, from the coding sequence ATGACTATTACCTTAGCTCACTACTTAGTGCTTGGCGCAATTCTGTTTGCGACTAGCGTAATCGGCATTTTCTTAAACCGTAAGAACATCATTGTGCTCTTAATGGCAATTGAATTAATGCTTCTTTCTGTGAACATGAACTTTGTAGCCTTCTCTCATTATTTGGGTGATATGGCTGGTCAAGTATTCGTATTCTTTATTTTGACTGTGGCTGCTGCTGAGGCAGCAATCGGTTTGGCAATTTTGGTTGTTCTCTTCCGTAAGGTAGACACCATTAATGCTGAAGACCTTGACCACCTAAAAGGCTAG
- a CDS encoding NADH-ubiquinone/plastoquinone oxidoreductase, chain 6: MTFDTSTLFAAFFYAFAGLLVLSALRVITARNPVHAALFLVLAFFCASGLWMLLKAEFLSLALILVYVGAVMVLFLFVVMMLDLDLEHLRRDFKKFLPVAFLMGAVIVLELSIVLIRSFIGTSAPVQPMLEEMATSNTQALGMLIFVDYVYAFEVAGVILLVAIIAAVALTLRNRKDSKSQNIHEQVNVNSADRMRIVKMGSDMAAKQDARGEKK; this comes from the coding sequence ATGACATTCGATACTTCCACACTTTTTGCAGCATTCTTTTATGCCTTTGCTGGCCTTTTAGTGCTTTCAGCATTGCGCGTGATTACGGCTCGCAATCCAGTACACGCTGCACTCTTCCTGGTTTTAGCTTTCTTCTGCGCCTCAGGTCTATGGATGCTCCTGAAGGCTGAATTCTTAAGCCTTGCTCTGATTCTTGTATACGTTGGCGCCGTGATGGTGCTCTTCTTGTTCGTCGTCATGATGCTCGATCTTGATCTTGAGCACTTGCGTCGTGATTTCAAGAAATTTTTACCTGTAGCCTTCTTAATGGGTGCGGTTATCGTCTTGGAATTGTCTATCGTCTTAATTCGTAGCTTTATTGGTACTAGTGCACCAGTTCAGCCGATGCTCGAGGAGATGGCCACTAGCAATACCCAAGCCTTAGGCATGTTGATTTTCGTTGACTATGTTTATGCCTTCGAGGTTGCTGGCGTCATTCTCTTGGTGGCGATCATTGCCGCCGTTGCCTTAACTCTGCGTAACCGCAAAGACTCTAAATCCCAAAATATTCATGAGCAAGTGAACGTGAATTCTGCAGATCGTATGCGCATCGTCAAGATGGGTTCTGATATGGCTGCAAAGCAAGATGCTCGTGGAGAAAAGAAATGA
- a CDS encoding Respiratory-chain NADH dehydrogenase, subunit 1, giving the protein MDNFLNLITTQGEAIFGSLWPLVWALVRIVIIVLPMFGAVAYMTLWERKLIGWMHIRLGPNRVGPLGLLQPIADALKLLMKEIISPTQASKVLYFIAPVMVIMPAFAAWAVIPFQAKMVLADVNAGLLYVMAISSIGVYGVILAGWSSNSKYPFLGAMRASAQMISYEIAMGFALVTVLLTSGSLNLSTIVASQEQGYFASMGLNFLSWNWLPLLPMFVIYFISGVAETNRHPFDVVEGESEIVAGHMVEYSGMAFAMFFLAEYANMILIAALASTMFLGGWLPIVDLPILRDIPGFFWLFAKTFFLLSCVIWLRATLPRYRYDQIMRLGWKIFIPISVFWVVVVGAWVVSPLNIWK; this is encoded by the coding sequence ATGGATAATTTCTTGAACCTCATTACCACCCAGGGTGAGGCTATCTTTGGCTCACTATGGCCACTTGTTTGGGCTTTGGTGCGTATCGTAATCATCGTATTGCCGATGTTTGGCGCGGTTGCTTATATGACTCTCTGGGAGCGTAAGTTGATCGGCTGGATGCATATCCGTCTTGGACCAAACCGCGTTGGCCCTTTAGGTTTGCTACAACCAATCGCTGATGCCTTGAAGTTGTTGATGAAGGAAATTATTTCTCCGACTCAAGCTAGCAAAGTACTGTATTTCATTGCACCAGTGATGGTGATCATGCCGGCTTTTGCTGCTTGGGCTGTGATTCCCTTTCAGGCCAAAATGGTCTTGGCAGATGTTAATGCAGGCTTGTTGTACGTAATGGCAATTTCATCTATTGGTGTTTATGGTGTGATCTTAGCCGGCTGGTCATCCAACTCGAAATACCCATTCCTTGGCGCTATGCGTGCTTCAGCTCAAATGATTTCTTATGAAATCGCCATGGGTTTTGCCTTGGTTACTGTGTTGTTGACTTCGGGCTCATTGAACTTGAGCACGATTGTGGCCTCGCAGGAGCAGGGCTACTTCGCTAGCATGGGCTTGAACTTCCTTTCTTGGAATTGGTTGCCATTGCTACCAATGTTCGTGATTTACTTCATCTCTGGCGTTGCTGAAACGAACCGTCATCCATTTGACGTGGTTGAGGGTGAGTCTGAGATTGTTGCGGGTCATATGGTTGAGTACTCTGGCATGGCTTTTGCGATGTTCTTCTTGGCTGAATACGCCAATATGATCTTGATCGCTGCTTTAGCATCGACGATGTTCTTGGGCGGTTGGTTACCAATCGTTGATTTGCCTATTCTTCGTGATATCCCAGGCTTTTTCTGGTTGTTTGCTAAAACCTTCTTCCTCTTGTCTTGCGTTATCTGGTTGCGTGCAACATTGCCACGCTATCGCTATGACCAGATCATGCGTTTGGGTTGGAAAATCTTTATTCCCATCTCCGTATTCTGGGTAGTTGTCGTTGGCGCATGGGTTGTATCCCCATTGAATATTTGGAAATAA
- a CDS encoding NADH-quinone oxidoreductase, chain G translates to MVEIELDGKAVEVPQGSMVMHAANKLGTYIPHFCYHKKLSIAANCRMCLVEVEKAPKPLPACATPVTQGMKVFTHSAKAVEAQRSVMEFLLINHPLDCPICDQGGECQLQDLAVGYGKSNSRYEEDKRVVFHKNVGPLISMQEMTRCIHCTRCVRFGQEVAGVMELGMVNRGEHSEITTFAGQTIDSELSGNMIDLCPVGALTSKPFRYAARTWELGRKRSVSPHDSLGANTTIQTKANKVMRVVALENDAVNECWISDRDRFAYEGLNSADRVTTPMVKQGGQWLETDWQSAMDYVAHSLKTISSENGSEAVAALAHPISSTEELYLLQKMIRGLGSNQVETRLRQTDLKGAASAPWLGMPIAKVSELDRVLVVGSFLRKEQPLIATRLRAGAKRGLQVSRIDAGGDDWLIPVTGITATPSAWVNALSEVALAVAKAKSVSAPAGTPNLTVSAAAQKIADSLLSGTSTSVLLGSAAIAHPHASDLHVLAQFIAEQTGATLGFLPVGGNAVGASLVNANGAGVESVLSGDRRAVILMNIEPDADLPNPVQARAALAKANTVIALSAYKSADLLEVADVILPISTYTESVSTFVNSEGRAQTIQPAVKPLGDSRPAWKVLRVLGGLLNLDGFLYNMPEEVLGEALGENYCTKLNNQSAATSLINGNATLSAGLERLSDVGIYAGDQIVRRSSALQLTRDAKRGNQVGLGQALFNELGLKEGDAVRVTQGGQSVDLPATLEANLAKGAVRISAGTMASAQLGSMFGPVTVSKA, encoded by the coding sequence ATGGTTGAAATCGAATTAGATGGTAAGGCAGTAGAAGTTCCGCAAGGTTCGATGGTGATGCACGCCGCGAATAAGCTCGGCACTTACATTCCTCACTTCTGCTATCACAAGAAATTATCTATCGCCGCTAACTGCCGTATGTGTTTGGTGGAAGTAGAGAAGGCCCCTAAGCCATTGCCTGCTTGCGCTACTCCTGTTACGCAAGGCATGAAGGTGTTTACGCATTCTGCTAAAGCAGTTGAAGCACAGCGTTCCGTAATGGAGTTCCTGCTGATCAACCATCCTTTGGATTGCCCAATTTGCGATCAAGGTGGTGAGTGCCAGTTACAAGATTTAGCAGTGGGTTACGGTAAATCCAATTCACGCTATGAAGAAGACAAGCGTGTTGTATTTCATAAGAATGTAGGTCCTCTCATCTCCATGCAGGAGATGACCCGTTGCATTCACTGCACCCGTTGCGTACGCTTTGGCCAAGAAGTTGCCGGCGTCATGGAATTAGGTATGGTCAACCGCGGTGAGCATTCCGAGATCACTACTTTTGCAGGTCAAACCATTGATTCAGAGTTATCTGGAAATATGATTGATTTGTGCCCAGTTGGCGCATTGACAAGTAAGCCATTCCGCTATGCTGCGCGTACTTGGGAATTAGGTCGTAAACGTTCAGTAAGCCCGCATGACAGTCTCGGTGCCAACACGACGATTCAAACAAAAGCCAACAAGGTAATGCGTGTTGTTGCTTTGGAAAATGATGCAGTAAATGAGTGCTGGATTAGTGACCGTGATCGCTTCGCCTATGAAGGTTTGAATAGCGCTGACCGCGTGACTACCCCAATGGTGAAGCAGGGTGGTCAATGGCTTGAGACTGATTGGCAATCTGCGATGGATTATGTTGCCCATTCACTTAAAACCATTTCCTCTGAGAATGGTTCTGAAGCAGTTGCTGCTTTAGCGCATCCAATTTCTAGTACTGAAGAGTTGTACCTCCTTCAGAAAATGATTCGCGGCCTGGGTTCCAATCAAGTTGAGACCCGTTTACGTCAAACAGACCTCAAAGGCGCAGCTTCTGCTCCTTGGTTGGGTATGCCAATTGCTAAAGTGAGCGAGCTTGATCGCGTTCTAGTAGTTGGTAGCTTCTTGCGTAAAGAGCAGCCATTAATCGCTACCCGTTTACGTGCAGGCGCAAAGCGTGGCTTACAAGTCTCACGTATTGATGCTGGCGGTGATGACTGGTTGATTCCTGTTACTGGTATTACTGCAACTCCAAGCGCATGGGTTAATGCATTGAGTGAAGTGGCATTGGCTGTAGCAAAAGCGAAGTCTGTTTCCGCGCCCGCTGGTACGCCTAACTTGACAGTGTCTGCTGCTGCACAAAAGATTGCTGATAGCCTGCTCTCCGGTACATCTACTTCAGTATTGCTAGGCTCAGCCGCAATTGCCCATCCACACGCCTCTGATTTGCATGTACTGGCGCAATTTATTGCTGAGCAAACTGGTGCAACTTTGGGCTTCTTGCCTGTAGGCGGTAATGCAGTTGGTGCTAGCCTGGTCAATGCCAATGGTGCTGGCGTTGAATCCGTGTTATCTGGTGATCGCCGCGCAGTGATCTTGATGAATATCGAGCCCGATGCAGATTTGCCAAATCCGGTACAAGCACGAGCTGCTTTGGCTAAGGCCAATACGGTGATTGCTTTAAGTGCTTATAAGAGCGCTGATTTGCTTGAGGTGGCTGATGTGATTCTGCCGATCTCTACATATACGGAATCAGTGTCTACTTTTGTTAATTCCGAAGGCCGTGCACAAACGATTCAGCCAGCTGTAAAACCTTTAGGCGATTCACGTCCAGCATGGAAGGTTCTCCGGGTTCTAGGTGGTTTGTTGAATTTGGATGGCTTCCTCTACAACATGCCTGAAGAGGTATTGGGTGAGGCGCTTGGTGAAAATTACTGCACTAAGCTCAACAATCAATCTGCAGCGACTAGCTTGATTAATGGAAATGCGACTCTATCGGCAGGTTTGGAGCGTTTATCTGACGTGGGTATTTATGCTGGCGATCAAATCGTACGTCGTTCATCTGCATTGCAGTTAACACGTGATGCCAAGCGCGGTAATCAAGTTGGATTAGGTCAAGCGCTCTTTAATGAGTTGGGCTTGAAAGAGGGTGATGCTGTGCGAGTGACCCAAGGTGGTCAATCTGTAGATTTGCCGGCTACATTGGAAGCGAACTTAGCCAAAGGCGCTGTCAGAATTTCTGCGGGCACTATGGCCAGCGCTCAATTGGGATCGATGTTTGGTCCTGTAACTGTTAGCAAGGCATAA
- a CDS encoding NADH dehydrogenase subunit I: MFKKISQFLDSLMLKDILVGMSITGRYLFKPKITVQYPEEKTPQSVRFRGLHALRRYENGEERCIGCKLCEAVCPAYAITIETAERDDGTRRTSRYDIDLTKCIFCGFCEEACPVDAIVETNIFEYFGDKRGDLYFTKEMLLAVGDKYEKDIAANRAADAPYR, from the coding sequence ATGTTTAAGAAAATTTCCCAATTCCTCGATAGCTTGATGCTGAAAGATATTTTGGTCGGTATGTCGATTACTGGTCGTTATCTCTTTAAGCCAAAAATTACGGTTCAATATCCCGAAGAGAAGACGCCTCAGTCTGTTCGCTTCCGCGGTTTACATGCCTTACGCCGTTATGAAAACGGTGAAGAGCGTTGTATTGGTTGCAAATTGTGCGAGGCAGTTTGTCCTGCTTATGCAATCACGATTGAAACTGCTGAGCGCGATGATGGTACGCGCCGTACCAGTCGTTACGACATTGACTTAACCAAGTGCATTTTCTGCGGCTTCTGCGAAGAGGCTTGCCCGGTTGACGCTATTGTTGAAACCAATATTTTTGAGTATTTCGGTGATAAGCGCGGCGATTTGTATTTCACTAAAGAAATGCTTTTGGCTGTAGGCGATAAGTATGAAAAAGATATCGCCGCTAATCGCGCAGCTGATGCGCCTTATCGTTAA
- a CDS encoding Proton-translocating NADH-quinone oxidoreductase, chain L, whose translation MQLTLTLPVLCAIPLAPLFGSAIAGFFGTKLGGKRIGQGACQFVTILGVMIAFVLSCFVLVQVMDGFYFNGTVYRWMQLGELNLDIGFLIDPLTATMMCVVTFVSLMVHIYTIGYMQGEEGYNRFFSYISLFTFAMLMLVMSNNLLQLFFGWEAVGVVSYLLIGFYFERQSAVFANMKAFLVNRVGDFGFILGIGLLLASTGSMNYDVIFAQNTALAAQTLPGTSWNLVTVACICLFIGAMGKSAQFPLHVWLPDSMEGPTPISALIHAATMVTAGIFMVSRMSPLFELSDAALSFILVIGSITALFMGFLGIVQTDIKRVVAYSTLSQLGYMTVALGVSAYPVAIFHLMTHAFFKALLFLAAGSVILGMHHEQDMRKMGGLWKYMPITCLMMLLGNLALIGTPFFSGFYSKDSIIEAVAASHIPGAGFAYFAVMASVFVTALYSFRLYFYVFHGKARWGNDDAHAHDHHHDHAEQGDDHAHHGLAPGQKPHESPFVVTLPLILLAIPSVIIGYYTITPLLFGTYFGDSIFVDIGKHPAMKELAEEFHGPIAMAMHSLTSPVLLLVVLGVLTAAIGYLWAPKLPGVVAQAFAPVKKLMDNKYYLDDLNQAVFAKGLLWIGGVLWHRGDQQAIDGFLVNGSAHAVGRFSAVIRHLQSGYLYHYAFAMIAGLAVMLAWVLYAYLPFVR comes from the coding sequence ATGCAATTGACCTTAACTCTCCCTGTTCTCTGCGCAATTCCGCTGGCGCCATTATTTGGCTCGGCGATTGCGGGATTCTTTGGCACCAAATTAGGCGGTAAGCGCATCGGGCAGGGCGCTTGCCAGTTCGTCACTATTTTGGGTGTGATGATTGCCTTCGTTTTGTCTTGCTTTGTGCTCGTACAGGTAATGGATGGCTTCTATTTCAATGGCACCGTGTACCGCTGGATGCAGTTGGGTGAACTTAATTTGGATATTGGTTTCTTAATTGACCCGCTGACAGCCACCATGATGTGTGTGGTGACCTTTGTTTCTTTGATGGTTCATATTTATACCATCGGCTATATGCAGGGCGAAGAGGGTTACAACCGCTTCTTCTCGTACATTTCACTCTTTACCTTCGCGATGTTGATGTTGGTAATGAGTAACAACCTCTTGCAACTCTTCTTCGGCTGGGAAGCAGTGGGCGTGGTTTCTTATTTATTGATTGGCTTCTACTTTGAGCGTCAATCTGCTGTATTTGCCAATATGAAAGCCTTCTTGGTTAACCGTGTTGGTGACTTTGGCTTCATTCTCGGTATTGGCTTGCTATTGGCCAGCACTGGCTCCATGAACTACGACGTGATCTTTGCTCAGAACACTGCATTAGCAGCGCAAACATTGCCTGGTACTAGTTGGAATTTGGTAACCGTAGCTTGTATCTGCCTCTTTATTGGCGCGATGGGTAAGTCAGCACAGTTCCCATTACATGTTTGGTTGCCTGATTCGATGGAAGGCCCAACCCCAATTTCTGCATTGATTCATGCTGCAACGATGGTGACTGCTGGCATCTTCATGGTGTCACGTATGTCACCGCTATTTGAGTTGTCTGATGCAGCCTTGAGCTTCATCTTGGTCATTGGTTCGATCACTGCGCTCTTTATGGGTTTCTTGGGCATAGTTCAAACCGATATCAAGCGGGTAGTGGCTTATTCCACACTGTCTCAATTGGGTTACATGACCGTGGCTTTGGGTGTTTCTGCTTATCCAGTTGCCATCTTCCATTTGATGACTCATGCATTCTTTAAGGCGCTCCTGTTCCTCGCAGCGGGTAGTGTGATTTTGGGTATGCACCATGAGCAAGATATGCGCAAGATGGGTGGTCTCTGGAAATACATGCCAATTACTTGCCTGATGATGTTGTTGGGTAATTTGGCATTGATCGGCACTCCATTCTTCTCCGGCTTTTATTCCAAAGACTCCATCATCGAGGCGGTAGCTGCTAGCCATATTCCCGGTGCTGGCTTTGCTTACTTCGCAGTAATGGCCAGCGTCTTTGTAACGGCTTTGTACTCCTTCCGTTTGTACTTCTACGTATTCCACGGTAAAGCCCGTTGGGGTAATGATGATGCTCATGCGCACGATCACCACCATGATCATGCTGAGCAGGGCGATGATCATGCGCACCACGGTTTGGCTCCTGGTCAAAAACCACATGAGTCACCATTTGTTGTGACCTTGCCTTTAATCTTGTTGGCGATTCCTTCGGTCATCATCGGCTACTACACAATTACTCCGTTGCTGTTTGGTACTTACTTCGGCGATTCAATCTTTGTTGATATCGGCAAGCATCCAGCGATGAAGGAACTTGCTGAAGAGTTCCATGGTCCGATTGCTATGGCAATGCATTCATTGACATCCCCAGTATTGCTATTGGTTGTCCTAGGCGTGTTAACTGCCGCGATTGGTTATCTCTGGGCTCCGAAGTTGCCTGGTGTAGTTGCGCAGGCATTCGCGCCTGTTAAGAAGTTAATGGATAACAAATACTATCTCGACGATCTAAACCAAGCAGTATTTGCTAAGGGCTTGTTGTGGATCGGCGGTGTCTTGTGGCATCGCGGCGATCAGCAAGCTATCGACGGCTTCTTGGTCAACGGTAGTGCTCATGCAGTAGGGCGCTTTTCTGCAGTGATTCGCCATTTGCAATCCGGCTATCTCTATCACTATGCCTTCGCAATGATTGCGGGCCTAGCGGTAATGCTAGCTTGGGTTTTATACGCTTACCTGCCTTTTGTTCGCTAG